One region of Triticum aestivum cultivar Chinese Spring chromosome 6B, IWGSC CS RefSeq v2.1, whole genome shotgun sequence genomic DNA includes:
- the LOC123135826 gene encoding uncharacterized protein yields MEGEMTSRSGHLSPAAGPLEDDNLLREILLRLPPQPSSLPRASAVCKRWRCLASDPRFCRRFRRHHRQNPPLLGFFNRDSDLFPFVPTLEPPNRVSPGRFSLQRREGDRFISLGCRHGLVLIHNAWPNKVLVWDPVTGKQHHLAIPPELVIHAENTAINGAVLRAAGDIQQFHVVLTVVDNVDKQKQHKRALAWLYSSETNLWGDLVSTPVPFKVSTSDILGDEDDVTLVFTGKPAVMVRDSLYWILAGNFVGILEFDLEKQSLAVIRVPAHMLENGFYQFWIMRAEGGGPGLLLQKDQSFQLWKRKTDRDGVASWVLGRTIDLDKLLSLNGNGSQVILGFAEENNVVFVWTHGVLFMVNLESLQFKKLGETRTLSHYHPFESVYTAETNIGGGHGQVDLSQHIR; encoded by the exons ATGGAGGGCGAGATGACCAGCCGCAGCGGCCACCTCTCGCCGGCAGCGGGTCCGCTGGAGGATGACAACCTGCTCCgcgagatcctcctccgcctccccccgCAGCCGTCCTCCCTCCCGCGCGCCTCCGCTGTCTGCAAGCGCTGGCGCTGCCTCGCCTCCGACCCCCGCTTCTGCCGCCGcttccgccgccaccaccgccaaaACCCTCCCCTCCTTGGCTTCTTCAACAGAGACAGCGACCTCTTCCCCTTCGTACCTACTCTTGAGCCCCCAAATCGTGTCTCGCCTGGCCGCTTCTCCTTGCAGCGCCGCGAAGGCGACCGCTTCATCTCCCTTGGATGCCGCCATGGCCTCGTGCTCATCCACAACGCATGGCCGAACAAGGTCCTGGTGTGGGACCCCGTCACCGGCAAACAGCACCACCTTGCCATCCCCCCTGAGCTTGTGATACATGCGGAGAACACAGCCATCAATGGGGCAGTGCTTCGTGCTGCCGGAGACATCCAACAGTTTCATGTGGTCTTGACAGTGGTGGACAACGTCGACAAGCAAAAGCAACACAAACGAGCGCTCGCCTGGCTTTACTCTTCCGAGACCAACTTATGGGGTGATCTCGTCTCAACACCGGTTCCATTCAAGGTTTCCACCTCGGATATTTTGGGTGATGAAGATGATGTCACCTTGGTGTTTACGGGAAAGCCCGCTGTGATGGTTAGGGATTCTCTTTACTGGATTCTTGCTGGGAATTTTGTTGGAATTCTTGAGTTTGATTTGGAGAAGCAAAGCCTAGCTGTGATACGGGTGCCAGCGCATATGCTTGAAAATGGGTTTTACCAGTTCTGGATTATGCGGGCAGAGGGTGGTGGTCCTGGTTTACTGTTGCAGAAAGATCAGAGCTTCCAGTTATGGAAGAGGAAGACTGATCGTGATGGTGTTGCTTCATGGGTTCTTGGAAGAACTATTGATCTGGACAAGCTACTTTCCCTGAATGGAAATGGCAGCCAAGTCATACTAGGGTTCGCTGAGGAGAATAATGTGGTGTTTGTGTGGACACACGGTGTCCTCTTTATGGTCAATCTTGAGTCTTTGCAGTTCAAGAAACTTGGTGAGACCAGAACCCTTTCTCACTATCATCCATTCGAAAGTGTCTACACTGCAG AAACAAACATTGGTGGTGGACATGGTCAAGTTGATCTTTCACAGCACATAAGATGA